A single window of Coffea eugenioides isolate CCC68of chromosome 7, Ceug_1.0, whole genome shotgun sequence DNA harbors:
- the LOC113777558 gene encoding putative late blight resistance protein homolog R1B-16 isoform X1: MKTLEMSYSHLLDYLNPRLLYFAAFQEDEVINVRRLLWLWISEGFVQLTEGKRLEEVAYDYLMALINSSLVIVTRQRTMGGAKACQIHDLVHEFCVEKAKEQGFLHIIDSWIDPFSLTRPCNHHRVCVHNTRELKTWESMLIFPNLRCLILFGRDHFEEEDLGILLPKLLRVLDLGDLNFRKSFPMEVVLLVHLRYLVLNKVTLIPSAIANLSRLETHIVKYPFTEIVLPDTIWKIRTLSYLRTTHRTRGFIFTDGNLEVSPYLDHLDTLNLAIDPSSQSLQKILTKLPSIRRLKCMRPYKSREATRNCNEILVFDCMSQLESLHLIDFQGYGFKFPLNLKKLALSRNSQPWNEISTIGMLPNLEVLKLLEDSFVGEEWEMKEGEFLNLRVLELSCLDIGNWTASSDHFPHLEKLAVHQCKKLEEIPFCLGECLTLEIIEVKGCRKSVTYSVKQIQQEQMDMENEVLKIIIGDRYEEESNSSEAESILSEEESNFTEVESIPSEAEEISSG, from the coding sequence ATGAAGACACTTGAGATGAGTTATAGTCACTTACTGGATTATTTGAATCCACGCCTTCTATACTTTGCTGCATTTCAAGAAGATGAGGTTATTAATGTCCGAAGATTGTTATGGCTTTGGATCTCTGAAGGATTCGTGCAACTGACTGAAGGAAAAAGGTTAGAGGAAGTGGCTTACGACTACTTGATGGCTCTAATTAATAGCAGTTTAGTTATAGTTACCAGACAAAGAACTATGGGTGGTGCCAAAGCCTGCCAAATTCATGATTTGGTACATGAGTTTTGTGTGGAAAAAGCCAAAGAACAAGGTTTTCTGCATATTATTGATAGTTGGATAGACCCTTTTAGTCTTACTAGACCATGCAACCACCACCGAGTTTGTGTTCACAATACCAGGGAATTGAAGACTTGGGAGTCGATGCTAATTTTTCCCAATTTGCGCTGTTTGATCTTGTTTGGACGCGATCACTTTGAAGAGGAGGATTTGGGGATTTTGTTACCTAAACTTCTTAGAGTGTTAGATTTGGGGGATTTGAACTTTCGTAAATCATTTCCCATGGAAGTAGTGCTGCTGGTTCACTTAAGATACCTGGTGCTTAATAAAGTAACATTGATCCCATCTGCAATAGCCAACCTCTCAAGGTTAGAAACTCATATTGTAAAATATCCGTTTACCGAAATTGTTCTGCCGGATACTATTTGGAAGATTAGGACATTGAGTTATCTACGTACTACACATAGGACTCGTGGTTTCATTTTTACAGATGGAAATCTTGAAGTATCCCCATATTTAGATCATTTAGACACTTTAAACCTTGCCATTGATCCCTCCTCTCAAAGCTTGCAAAAGATCCTGACAAAGTTACCAAGCATCCGCAGGCTGAAATGTATGAGACCCTACAAGTCAAGAGAAGCTACCAGAAATTGCAACGAGATTCTTGTGTTTGACTGTATGAGTCAACTAGAATCACTTCACTTGATTGATTTTCAGGGATATGGATTTAAATTCCCgttgaatttgaagaagttgGCTCTTTCACGGAATAGTCAGCCATGGAATGAAATCTCGACAATTGGAATGTTGCCCAATCTTGAAGTGCTTAAATTACTCGAGGACTCCTTTGTCGGAGAAGAATGGGAAATGAAAGAAGGGGAGTTCCTTAACCTCCGAGTCTTGGAACTGTCCTGCTTGGACATTGGCAACTGGACTGCATCTTCTGATCATTTTCCCCATCTTGAGAAATTGGCTGTGCACCAGTGTAAGAAGCTGGAAGAGATCCCTTTTTGTCTTGGGGAATGCCTAACTCTTGAAATTATTGAAGTGAAAGGGTGTCGCAAGTCTGTCACATATTCTGTAAAGCAAATTCAGCAAGAACAGATGGATATGGAAAATGAGGTTCTAAAGATCATAATTGGAGATCGCTATGAAGAAGAGTCGAATTCCTCAGAAGCAGAGTCAATTCTCTCAGAAGAAGAGTCAAATTTCACAGAAGTAGAGTCAATTCCCTCAGAAGCAGAGGAGATTTCCTCAGGATGA
- the LOC113777558 gene encoding putative late blight resistance protein homolog R1B-13 isoform X2: protein MDTIRQKLMLLRNLIGFVTMRGVESTQLIDLLTLVAIVAARLISVCRFDRGDEQVFNQMESEISLLIHEKINAHDPQVRETYIQVLMASKNQSRLSALVHEENEYPVVAQFIDSLQDYLVDLLGSYASFQVSVKDQMLKLHWGVSCLRILLKQGEKLGDEIKDLIGVMVCDTGIMIFSIFVNEIKEGLPKETELGLFHFHNVLKCMMAEVAHNYPLTSPYSSSNYPRSNELGCMDFFLENLKELPRCDEAENSIVFPLDRIQMVQEDLIFLRSFLENIKDQRYHDGKLQAFWSHVMEATYKAELLIDSTLIGDKCEDSLDAVARDINLLKIESLEIHNGQPQRVNKISTHIPPQLIAAIHNKDLVGHEDEARIIILRLMRGSMQLDVVPIVGMAGVGKITLANKVYTAASVRSHFHVCGWCCVSQAYSMHGLLVQLLCSISSKSSDKYLEMDEKNLADTLMQVLMRTRYLLVLDDL, encoded by the coding sequence ATGGATACCATTAGACAGAAGCTAATGCTCTTAAGGAATCTCATTGGCTTTGTGACAATGCGAGGTGTTGAGTCTACTCAATTGATAGATCTCTTAACTCTTGTGGCCATTGTGGCAGCACGCCTGATTTCTGTTTGTCGGTTTGACAGAGGTGATGAACAAGTGTTCAATCAAATGGAATCTGAAATTTCTCTGCTGATACACGAGAAGATAAATGCTCATGACCCTCAAGTCCGAGAAACTTACATACAGGTCCTGATGGCTTCAAAGAATCAATCAAGATTATCTGCTTTAGTCCATGAGGAGAATGAGTATCCAGTGGTAGCCCAATTTATTGATTCTCTCCAAGACTATCTTGTGGATCTACTAGGATCTTATGCAAGTTTTCAGGTATCAGTGAAGGACCAAATGCTAAAACTCCATTGGGGAGTAAGCTGCCTGAGAATCCTTCTTAAACAGGGGGAGAAACTAGGTGATGAAATAAAGGATCTTATTGGAGTTATGGTCTGTGATACAGGAATTATGATCTTCTCTATTTTTGTCAATGAAATCAAAGAAGGCTTGCCCAAGGAAACAGAGCTTGGGCTGTTTCATTTTCACAATGTTCTCAAGTGTATGATGGCAGAGGTTGCACACAATTATCCACTAACATCACCATATTCATCATCTAATTATCCTAGATCCAATGAGTTGGGCTGTATGGATTTTTTCCTAGAAAATCTCAAGGAACTACCAAGGTGTGATGAGGCTGAGAATTCAATTGTCTTCCCATTGGATAGAATCCAAATGGTCCAGGAAGATCTCATATTCTTGAGATCTTTCCTGGAGAATATCAAGGATCAGCGCTATCATGATGGAAAACTTCAAGCTTTCTGGAGTCATGTTATGGAGGCTACTTACAAGGCAGAGTTACTGATTGACTCAACACTTATTGGTGATAAATGTGAAGATTCTTTGGATGCTGTTGCTAGAGATATCAATCTTCTGAAGATTGAGAGCCTAGAGATCCATAATGGTCAACCGCAGAGAGTTAACAAGATATCCACTCACATACCACCACAACTTATTGCTGCCATACACAATAAAGATCTGGTGGGTCATGAGGACGAGGCAAGAATTATCATTCTTCGACTTATGAGAGGATCAATGCAGTTGGATGTTGTTCCCATCGTGGGTATGGCTGGGGTTGGTAAGATCACATTAGCCAATAAAGTTTATACTGCTGCTTCAGTCAGGTCACATTTCCATGTTTGTGGCTGGTGTTGTGTTTCTCAAGCGTATAGCATGCACGGTTTGTTAGTTCAACTTTTGTGTAGTATTTCTTCTAAGAGCTCTGACAAATATCTTGAGATggatgaaaaaaatttggcTGATACGCTAATGCAAGTTTTGATGAGAACTAGATATCTCCTTGTTTTGGATGATTTGTGA
- the LOC113777339 gene encoding uncharacterized protein LOC113777339: protein MAPFKGARGIAQERAMRTLFNKRHASLRNIIERTFGVLKKWFPIFKGPTQKHMMATQNNIVLACCALHNFIPEYVPNDAYFVEEEADIALADNINPFNPMPAAQAPDMSAVGIAEWNESRKAIADMMLQFALVAASREVASVHQFFSNLVFIINIVTISSKCNDNDELKEAQAIEVATKIANGELETGRELNQIGTLKRVGDTRWGSHLDSISSLLKMFNPTCMVLSNIAVDGGSYSQRGDANFVLNQLLSFKFVFTLHLMKDIVEITHLFCIALQHKSQDILNAMYLVSSTTKLLKNFRDSGWDDFLVTVKLFFEQHQIDIPCMNAQYIARRGRSRNHHDEINVEHYYQMDIFLATIDYQLQELHSRFNDHTVELFVLNTALDPRNGFMLFKIDDICKLAKKFYPNDFMEQELVHLRIELQHFELDIPNHPELQELFGIHELCQDLVNTRKSVIYSLIDRLIRLVLTLPVSTAITECAFSIMKIIQTKLQNEMEDNFLNDCLTVYIEKEVTKKFSSDSIIDEFSSRKERRAQFTSKKRC, encoded by the exons ATGGCTCCATTTAAAGGTGCACGGGGAATCGCGCAAGAGCGGGCAATGAGGACACTCTTCAACAAACGGCATGCATCGTTAAGAAACATTATAGAACGCACGTTTGGCGTCTTGAAGAAGTGGTTTCCAATATTTAAGGGCCCCACGCAGAAGCATATGATGGCTACTCAAAATAATATTGTCCTGGCTTGTTGTGCCTTGCACAACTTCATACCCGAGTATGTTCCAAATGATgcatattttgttgaagaagaagCAGATATAGCATTAGCAGATAACATAAACCCCTTCAACCCAATGCCCGCAGCACAAGCTCCAGATATGTCGGCTGTAGGAATTGCTGAATGGAATGAAAGTAGGAAAGCAATAGCTGATATGAT GCTTCAATTTGCTTTAGTTGCAGCTTCTAGAGAAGTAGCTTCTGTTCACCAATTCTTCTCCAATTTAGTTTTCATTATCAACATTGTTACTATATCTAGCAAATGTAATGATAATGATGAATTAAAGGAGGCTCAAGCAATTGAAGTTGCTACTAAGATTGCTAATGGTGAACTTGAAACTGGAAGGGAGCTTAATCAAATTGGCACTTTAAAACGAGTTGGAGATACTCGTTGGGGTTCTCATTTGGATTCTATTTCTAGTTTACTGAAAATGTTCAATCCTACTTGTATGGTTTTAAGTAACATTGCAGTAGATGGAGGTTCATACTCTCAACGTGGAGAtgcaaattttgttttgaatcAGTTGTTAtcttttaagtttgttttcaCTTTGCATCTTATGAAAGACATTGTGGAAATTACTCATCTTTTTTGTATAGCATTGCAACATAAATCTCAAGATATTTTGAATGCAATGTATCTTGTCTCAAGCACAACAAAGCTACTGAAGAATTTTCGAGATTCGGGATGGGATGATTTCTTGGTGACagttaaattattttttgagcAACATCAAATTGATATCCCATGTATGAATGCTCAATATATTGCAAGACGTGGTAGATCTCGAAATCATCATGATGAGATTAATGTGGAGCATTATTATCAAATGGATATATTTCTTGCAACAATTGATTATCAATTGCAAGAATTACATAGCAGGTTTAATGATCATACCGTGGAATTGTTTGTTTTGAACACTGCTTTAGATCCTAGAAATGGATTTATGCTGTTCAAGATTGATGATATTTGTAAACTTGCAAAGAAGTTCTATCCGAATGATTTTATGGAGCAAGAACTAGTGCATCTAAGAATAGAACTtcaacattttgaactcgacaTTCCAAATCATCCTGAATTGCAAGAATTATTTGGTATTCATGAGTTATGTCAAGACTTGGTGAACACAAGAAAATCAGTGATATATTCTCTTATTGATAGATTGATTAGACTTGTTCTTACTCTTCCTGTATCAACTGCAATTACAGAGTGtgcattttcaattatgaaaataatccAGACAAAGCTCCAAAACGAGAtggaagataatttcttgaatgattgtctaactGTGTATATAGAAAAGGAAGTTACTAAAAAATTTAGCAGTGATTCaatcatagatgaatttagttctaggAAAGAGCGTAGAGCTCAATTTACTTCTAAGAAAAGATGTTGA